Proteins from a genomic interval of Lycium ferocissimum isolate CSIRO_LF1 chromosome 2, AGI_CSIRO_Lferr_CH_V1, whole genome shotgun sequence:
- the LOC132047333 gene encoding protein LAZY 1-like, which produces MKLLGWMQSKLKQKGNEPANNTTILGNSITSFSPHKVVKSNGAEMVFQEQPSDEIFPGFLAIGTLGNYQTTNTDPPTPTFPMSFEHGETDITEKELKFINDELEKFLEEKVKEVAYESSESIITLSDKHMETGATECYVNVEQCPLQKYLFGSSVELLEIESEVKQQKGFLEELFKKKNIVQEGHVGNEGKEKKQAKGKHLAHFMKKMLRNLQYKSNSSTTVSSKGNITGSVNKRKLPQVLKMFHRKVHPVNENNLQDNETSNISACKAGNLGAISEVNAKFYPAATPKKEVISRERWIKTESDYLVLEL; this is translated from the exons ATGAAG TTACTTGGTTGGATGCAGTCAAAACTAAAGCAAAAAGGCAATGAGCCAGCAAATAATACTACCATATTAG GAAATTCCATTACATCTTTCTCACCTCACAAGGTGGTTAAAAGCAATGGAGCAGAAATGGTATTTCAAGAACAACCATCTGATGAAATCTTCCCTGGATTTTTGGCAATTGGTACTCTGGGCAATTATCAGACAACTAATACTGACCCTCCAACTCCAACGTTCCCTATGTCCTTTGAGCATGGTGAAACAGACATAACAGAGAAAGAATTAAAGTTCATTAATGATGAGCTTGAGAAGTTTCTTGAAGAGAAAGTGAAGGAAGTTGCTTATGAATCATCAGAAAGCATCATTACCCTCAGCGACAAACACATGGAAACAGGAGCTACTGAATGTTATGTCAACGTGGAGCAATGTCCACTCCAGAAATATCTTTTCGGCTCTTCAGTTGAATTGCTAGAGATAGAATCGGAG GTAAAGCAACAAAAGGGTTTCCTAGAAGAGCTCTTTAAGAAGAAAAACATAGTCCAAGAGGGTCATGTAGGaaatgaaggaaaagaaaagaaacaagccAAGGGAAAACATTTAgctcatttcatgaaaaagatgCTGCGGAACCTCCAGTACAAATCAAATAGCTCTACTACAGTTTCTTCCAAAGGAAATATCACTGGATCTGTTAACAAGAGGAAACTCCCTCAG GTCCTTAAAATGTTTCACAGGAAAGTTCATCCTGTGAATGAGAACAATCTACAAGATAATGAGACTAGCAATATTTCCGCATGCAAGGCTGGTAATCTGGGAGCAATCAGTGAAGTGAACGCAAAATTTTATCCAGCTGCAACTCCAAAGAAGGAAGTAATAAGCAGAGAGCGCTGGATTAAAACAGAGAGTGATT ACTTGGTGCTGGAGCTGTAG